From a single Carassius carassius chromosome 8, fCarCar2.1, whole genome shotgun sequence genomic region:
- the LOC132144966 gene encoding H-2 class I histocompatibility antigen, D-37 alpha chain-like — protein MVWLILYFILLLISPQSNAKEEKHFLYYTYTGLTKAGPFPVFSAEAESDDKQIAYYSNDRQAWERYNLTDWNKAPAEPPETREALLNQLHDLSKCTLTAECSEFHVLQKRIGCEVVKLHDGKVMSLKASDESAYDGKDFIRQMYNQPLPGTKMDHQTGQDSFLTDFHKNCMDWISTFNNTFKTAPDVHVFVRKSPDDRTKLNLSCLATGFYPRDIEMKIRLDKIKLEDQISSGIRPNADETFQMRTSVKIDRKHKGSYDCQIIHSSLTEPAVVEWDGRCSNCEPDHPPSPKTGAVIGGAIIMFLILIVYCFCIKRRRSHGL, from the exons ATGGTTTggctaattttatattttattttacttttaatttctcCTCAAAGCAATGCGAAAGAAG AGAAACACTTCCTCTACTACACATATACAGGCTTAACCAAAGCAGGTCCATTCCCAGTGTTCAGTGCTGAGGCTGAATCTGATGACAAACAAATCGCTTACTACAGTAATGATAGACAAGCCTGGGAAAGATACAATCTGACTGACTGGAACAAAGCTCCTGCAGAACCGCCTGAAACTAGAGAAGCCCTCTTAAATCAACTACATGATCTGTCAAAGTGCACATTGACTGCGGAGTGTTCTG AGTTTCATGTTCTTCAGAAAAGAATTGGCTGTGAAGTGGTGAAACTTCATGATGGAAAAGTGATGAGTCTGAAAGCCTCTGATGAGTCTGCATACGATGGAAAGGATTTTATTAGGCAAATGTACAACCAACCTCTTCCGGGGACCAAAATGGATCATCAAACTGGACAAGATTCCTTCCTCACAGATTTCCACAAAAACTGCATGGACTGGATCTCcacatttaacaacacatttaaaa CTGCACCAGATGTTCATGTGTTTGTGAGGAAATCTCCTGATGATCGCACCAAGCTGAATCTCAGCTGTCTGGCCACTGGTTTCTACCCCAGAGATATTGAGATGAAAATTAGATTGGACAAAATTAAACTTGAGGATCAAATATCGTCTGGAATCAGACCAAATGCTGATGAAACATTTCAGATGAGAACCAGTGTGAAGATCGACAGAAAACACAAAGGATCTTATGACTGTCAGATCATTCACAGCAGTCTGACAGAACCAGCTGTAGTAGAGTGGG ATGGAAGATGTTCTAACTGTGAACCAGATCATCCACCGTCTCCTAAAACAGGAGCAGTGATAGGAGGGGCAATTATCATGTTTCTCATTTTGATTGTTTACTGCTTCTGCATAAAAAGGAGAAGATCACATG GTCTGTGA
- the LOC132144965 gene encoding zinc-alpha-2-glycoprotein-like isoform X1 has translation MAKWFTRALLFIGIITVWLTSDTCLSYAHQDKLEKHYLHYMFTVLTKADLFPEFTVVGVVDDRLISDYSIEVPDWTRLILMEDYGVMTLVQSCDSADWFMDQVHILSNCTNCSELHTLQRIVGCEVEKFPNGTVKSLNVFDEYGFDGEDLIAFENDTMQWIVKSPKAKEMKKKWDLQIGRNQFIKDYFGKCMDWILTFNNTYNNSPEVYISARRDPDDHTKLNLSCLATGFYPRDIEMNIRLKESVLDNQTSSEIRPNANETFQMRTSVKIDKNSEGSYDCFIIHSSLTEPASVEWDGKCSTFETDSDQTLIIILSVSVVAVVFVMICSVVIFYQCKNESNESFPPLRRSRHPDYGSVKEQISMRTAASAGSSEEELTVDESAN, from the exons ATGGCAAAATGGTTCACACGCGCTCTTCTCTTTATAGGCATAATAACGGTTTGGCTTACTTCTGACACTTGTCTAAGCTATGCGCATCAAGATAAACTAG AGAAGCATTACCTGCACTACATGTTTACAGTCCTGACCAAAGCAGATCTATTCCCAGAGTTCACTGTTGTGGGTGTTGTTGATGACAGACTGATCTCAGACTACAGTATTGAAGTTCCAGATTGGACAAGACTAATTCTGATGGAGGATTATGGGGTTATGACTCTTGTACAATCATGTGACTCTGCAGACTGGTTTATGGATCAGGTACACATTCTGTCAAACTGCACAAATTGTTCTG AGCTCCATACATTGCAGAGAATAGTTGGTTGTGAAGTGGAGAAGTTTCCTAATGGAACAGTGAAGAGTCTGAATGTCTTTGATGAATATGGATTTGATGGAGAGGATCTTATTGCCTTTGAAAATGACACAATGCAGTGGATTGTTAAAAGTCCCAAAGCcaaagaaatgaaaaagaaatgggACCTTCAGATAGGACGAAACCAGTTCATCAAGGATTATTTTGGGAAATGCATGGACTGGATCTTAACATTTAACAACACATATAACA ATTCACCAGAGGTTTACATCTCTGCAAGGAGAGATCCTGATGATCACACAAAGCTGAATCTGAGCTGTCTGGCCACTGGTTTCTATCCCAGAGATATTGAGATGAACATCAGATTGAAGGAATCTGTTCTTGACAACCAAACATCTTCTGAAATCAGACCAAATGCTAATGAAACATTTCAGATGAGAACCAGTGTGAAGATCGACAAAAACTCTGAAGGATCTTATGACTGTTTTATCATTCACAGCAGTCTGACAGAACCAGCTTCAGTAGAATGGG ATGGAAAATGCTCTACATTTGAGACAGACTCTGATCAGaccttaataataatactttcgGTTTCAGTTGTAGCTGTAGTTTTTGTCATGatctgttctgttgtgattttTTACCAGTGCAAGAACGAATCCAATG AATCTTTCCCTCCTCTGCGGAGAAGTCGTCATCCCGATTATGGTTCAGTGAAGGAGCAGATATCGATGAGGACTGCTGCGAGTGCTGGTTCTTCTGAAGAAGAGCTCACTGTTGATGAATCTGCAAACTAG